One window of the Trifolium pratense cultivar HEN17-A07 linkage group LG2, ARS_RC_1.1, whole genome shotgun sequence genome contains the following:
- the LOC123906650 gene encoding altered inheritance of mitochondria protein 32-like, protein MSSTSVNDAKHGFSRPEMYKQNLAGTVESYDRHVFLCYKNHKTWHPRVEASKDDPLPKCIATAFKARKNDIVVKTKITVCEAREEDDFFDGDVLIFPDMIKYRGLKESDVDSFFEDVMVGCKSWGGGVQDAMTGSYIFVCAHGKRDVRCGVCGPILIDKLNEEIQLKGLKNKIFVMACSHIGGHKYAGNLITFSPRPDGKIMGHWYGYVTPNDVPALLDQHIAKGEIIHKLWRGQMGPPVAELKGENDQKRAKGVESSNNLSNNG, encoded by the exons ATGTCTTCCACCTCAGTCAACGACGCCAAACACGGTTTCTCCCGTCCTGAGATGTACAAACAAAACCTTGCTGGAACAGTTGAATCCTATGATCGCCATGTCTTTCTCTGTTACAAGAATCACAAAACATGGCATCCGCGTGTTGAAGCCTCTAAAGATGATCCTCTCCCTAAATGCATTGCTACTGCTTTTAAAGCTCGCAAAAATGACATAGTTGTTAAG ACCAAGATTACTGTTTGTGAGGCGCGTGAGGAGGATGATTTCTTCGATGGCGATGTCTTGATTTTCCCTGACATGATCAAATACAG GGGTTTGAAGGAATCAGATGTTGATAGCTTTTTCGAAGATGTTATGGTGGGTTGTAAATCATGGGGTGGCGGAGTGCAGGATGCGATGACCGGTtcatatatttttgtgtgtgctCATGGAAAGCGCGATGTACGGTGTGGTGTTTGTGGGCCTATTCTCATTGACAAGCTCAATGAAGAAATTCAGCTCAAGGGATTGAAGAACAAGATATTTGTTATGGCATGTTCTCATATTGGTGGCCATAAGTATGCTGGCAATTTAATCACATTTAGTCCTAGACCAGATGGAAAAATTATGGGTCACTG GTATGGTTATGTTACTCCTAATGATGTGCCTGCCTTGCTGGATCAACACATTGCCAAGGGAGAGATCATACACAAACTATGGAG AGGCCAAATGGGGCCACCTGTTGCTGAACTTAAGGGAGAAAATGACCAGAAGAGGGCTAAGGGAGTAGAAAGTAGTAACAATCTTAGCAACAATGGTTAA
- the LOC123906648 gene encoding U-box domain-containing protein 40, whose translation MEKEIVENLWNGDSEAQIQAAMELSRLCNKQKLKLAENGVMVPLVSMLHSENYEVIEASLCAFLSLSFGSDRNKIRIVRYGVLPILLNLLHCESQTAIQLSLAAMLILSSCKANKVAIASSGAVKILVTYINNSSNTHTQSQLDAIATLHNLTTCQEIIPLIVSSGVIFSLLELIHGSVKSSLLAEKAIGLLENIVSSSESALCEAASTGGAIRILVETIEDGSSLGKEHAVGILLLICQSCREKYRVLILTDGVMPGLLQLSVDGTWRAKSVAGELLFLLRDCSSYSSRRKQINHKLIEQMMEEIDAEGDKLADTTLRLVEEMIAKLNT comes from the exons ATGGAGAAAGAGATTGTGGAAAACCTTTGGAATGGTGATAGTGAAGCTCAAATTCAAGCAGCAATGGAACTTAGTAGATTGTGCAATAAGCAAAAGCTCAAATTGGCAGAAAATGGTGTTATGGTTCCTCTTGTTTCCATGCTTCATTCTGAAAACTATGAAGTCATAGAAGCTTCTCTTTGTGCTTTTCTCAGCCTCTCGTTTGGCAGTGATAG AAACAAGATTCGTATCGTCAGGTACGGAGTTTTGCCAATTTTGTTGAACCTCCTCCATTGTGAAAGCCAGACAGCGATACAATTGTCATTAGCAGCAATGTTAATACTTTCTTCTTGCAAGGCAAATAAGGTAGCCATAGCTTCATCTGGTGCAGTTAAAATTTTGGTTACATATATCAACAATAGTAGCAACACTCACACTCAGTCTCAACTAGATGCTATAGCTACTCTCCATAACCTTACAACCTGCCAAGAGATTATTCCATTGATTGTATCTTCTGGTGTTATATTCTCCTTACTTGAACTTATCCATGGCTCGGTAAAATCATCTTTGTTGGCTGAGAAAGCAATAGGGTTGCTAGAAAATATTGTTTCTTCATCAGAGAGTGCACTTTGTGAGGCTGCTAGTACCGGAGGAGCGATTAGGATATTGGTTGAGACTATTGAAGATGGATCATCACTGGGAAAAGAGCATGCAGTTGGTATACTTCTACTTATATGTCAAAGCTGTAGAGAAAAATATAGAGTGTTGATTTTGACAGACGGAGTGATGCCAGGATTGCTTCAGTTAAGTGTCGATGGAACGTGGAGAGCTAAATCCGTGGCTGGAGAATTGTTGTTTCTTCTAAGAGACTGCTCTAGTTATAGCTCGAGGCGTAAACAAATTAATCATAAGCTAATAGAACAGATGATGGAAGAAATTGATGCAGAAGGTGACAAATTGGCAGATACTACTTTGAGATTGGTAGAGGAGATGATTGCAAAGCTCAATACATGA
- the LOC123904059 gene encoding uncharacterized protein LOC123904059, with protein MHLKVKFEQGGWWFFTPIYACAIEEKRRLLWNDLKVIANNMNDAWLLAGDFSDIMSADEKRGGVIASVRKCNTFKERVDACNLIDLGAVGPKFTWRGPSYHGGQRIFKRLDGALGNVKWRLDFPDGYVKCWKRESDGTHNLINVERNLKTWKFQTINQVLNKKKEIMSRINGIHRCIQNGRSSGRLCRLENKLQTELNDILKKEELMWFQRSRVKWLIDGDRNTRYYHLKTVSRRKKNNIMRNSYKAWLLNFM; from the exons ATGCATTTGAAAGTTAAATTTGAGCAAGGGGGATGGTGGTTCTTCACTCCTATTTATGCATGTGCGATTGAAGAAAAGAGAAGATTATTGTGGAATGACTTGAAAGTTATTGCTAACAATATGAATGATGCATGGTTATTGGCGGGTGACTTCAGCGACATCATGAGTGCGGATGAAAAGAGAGGCGGGGTCATTGCCTCTGTTCGTAAGTGCAATACTTTCAAAGAGAGAGTTGATGCGTGTAATTTGATCGACCTAGGTGCAGTTGGACCGAAATTTACCTGGAGGGGTCCATCGTATCATGGTGGTCAACGAATATTCAAAAGACTTGATGGTGCGCTTGGTAATGTGAAATGGCGATTAGACTTTCCAGATGGTTATGTTAAG TGTTGGAAGCGTGAGAGTGATGGTACTCACAATTTGATTAATGTGGAGAGGAATTTAAAGACTTGGAAATTTCAGACTATTAATCAAGTTTTGaataagaagaaagaaattATGTCAAGAATTAATGGAATTCATAGATGTATTCAGAATGGACGCAGCAGTGGCAGATTGTGCAGACTAGAAAATAAGCTCCAAACTGAATTGAATGATATTCTCAAAAAGGAAGAATTAATGTGGTTTCAACGATCACGGGTTAAATGGTTGATAGATGGTGATAGGAACACTCGGTATTACCATTTAAAAACTGTTAGCAGAAGGAAGAAGAATAACATAATGCGGAACAGCTACAAGGCATGGCTACTGAATTTTATGTGA
- the LOC123906646 gene encoding probable ribosomal protein S11, mitochondrial, whose amino-acid sequence MFRYLCSSISHGHRSLLPASSKSHTTFFQGYVRGFSSASWGLNGRNQSENVNANASAPRLDFLRDKVNINSRSENNAETGGNSRQMDFVRGAIDEDEKSLMGGYQYNQYQYQHDVDFVHIKMLRNNTFVTVTDSKGNVKLSGSAGSLKDLKSGQKLSKYAAEATAEVVGRRARGLGLKSVVMKVNGFTHFRRKRNAILSWREGFTDSKGDKNPIVYIEDTTRRAHNGCRLPKSRRI is encoded by the exons ATGTTTCGGTATTTGTGTTCTTCAATTTCCCATGGCCATCGATCTCTTCTTCCTGCATCATCCAAATCACACACTACCTTCTTTCAAG GATATGTTAGAGGATTTTCGAGTGCGAGTTGGGGTTTGAACGGGAGGAATCAAAGTGAGAATGTGAATGCAAATGCAAGTGCTCCTCGTCTGGATTTTTTGCGGGATAAGGTGAATATTAACTCCAGAAGTGAGAATAACGCTGAGACTGGTGGGAATTCCAGGCAGATGGACTTTGTGAGAGGAGCTATAGATGAAGATGAAAAGAGTCTTATGGGAGGTTATCAATACAATCAGTATCAGTATCAACATGATGTTGATTTTGTTCATATAAAGATGTTGCGCAACAATACCTTTGTTACAGTGACTGATTCTAAAGGAAATGTTAAACTTAGTGGCTCTGCTGGTTCCTTGAAAGACTTGAAATCAGGGCAAAAGCTTTCTAAGTATGCTGCTGAAGCAACTGCAGAAGTCGTTGGACGAAGAGCTAGGGGTTTAGGATTGAAATCTGTTGTCATGAAAGTGAACGGATTTACTCATTTTCGGAGGAAAAGGAATGCAATATTGAGCTGGAGGGAGGGATTTACGGATTCTAAAGGCGATAAAAATCCAATTGTATACATTGAAGATACAACTCGTCGTGCCCATAACGGCTGCAGACTGCCAAAGAGCCGACGTATCTAG
- the LOC123906649 gene encoding altered inheritance of mitochondria protein 32-like, which translates to MLRLTRFITSSSSISHSNFNSHFLLLHTATMSSSTTTTVIDDDAKNGFSRPEMYKQNLAGTVESYDRHVFLCYKNHQNWPPRVEASNDDPLPKSIATAFKARKNDIVVKTKITVCEAREEDGFFDGDVLIFPEMIKYRGLKESNVDSFFDDVMVGCKSWGGGVQDVVAGSYIFVCAHGSRDVRCGVCGPVLIDKLNEEIQLRGLKDQISVMACSHVGGHKYAGNLITFSPGPDGKVMGHWYGYVTPNDVPALLDQHIAKGEIIQKLWRGQMGPPVAELKGENDQKLANGDDTHKIKKKNVESSNNLSNNDDVVGCCQGVNGVSCCRSENFEQNKVVDETAQGSKVCWSWPALQRDILTATGILGVLAAVAVGYKFCRKSG; encoded by the exons ATGCTGCGGTTAACTCGTTTCattacatcatcatcatcaatttcTCATTCCAATTTCAACTCtcactttcttctccttcacACTGCAACCATGTCTTCTTCCACAACCACCACCGTCATCGATGACGACGCTAAAAACGGTTTCTCTCGTCCTGAGATGTACAAACAGAATCTCGCCGGAACCGTTGAATCCTACGATCGCCACGTTTTTCTCTGTTATAAGAATCATCAAAATTGGCCTCCTCGTGTTGAAGCTTCTAACGATGATCCTCTCCCTAAAAGCATTGCTACTGCTTTTAAAGCTCGCAAAAACGATATCGTCGTTAAg ACGAAAATTACAGTTTGTGAGGCGCGTGAGGAAGATGGTTTCTTCGACGGTGATGTCTTGATTTTCCCTGAAATGATCAAATATAG GGGTTTGAAGGAATCAAACGTTGATAGCTTTTTCGATGATGTCATGGTGGGTTGTAAATCATGGGGTGGTGGAGTGCAGGATGTGGTGGCAGGTtcatatatttttgtgtgtgctCATGGAAGTCGCGATGTGAGGTGTGGTGTTTGTGGGCCTGTGCTCATTGACAAGCTCAATGAAGAAATTCAGCTCCGGGGATTGAAGGACCAGATATCTGTTATGGCATGTTCTCATGTTGGTGGCCATAAGTATGCTGGCAATTTAATCACATTTAGTCCTGGACCAGATGGAAAAGTTATGGGTCACTG GTATGGCTATGTTACTCCTAATGATGTACCTGCCTTGCTGGACCAACACATTGCCAAGGGAGAGATCATACAAAAACTATGGAG AGGCCAAATGGGGCCACCTGTTGCTGAACTTAAGGGAGAAAATGACCAAAAGCTAGCTAATGGAGATGATACTCACAAGATCAAGAAGAAGAATGTAGAAAGTAGTAACAATCTTAGCAACAATGATGACGTGGTTGGTTGTTGCCAAGGTGTTAATGGCGTTTCTTGTTGCAGAAGTGAAAATTTTGAGCAAAACAAAGTAGTTGATGAAACCGCTCAGGGGAGCAAAGTATGTTGGAGTTGGCCTGCATTACAACGTGATATTCTTACAGCTACTGGTATACTTGGAGTTTTAGCAGCTGTTGCCGTTGGTTACAAATTTTGTAGAAAGTCAGGCTGA